The following nucleotide sequence is from Nitrospirota bacterium.
GAGAGGTTTGACCGTGACAGGAACTGCAATCCCCTGTTAACCGAGACACTGTATTCAATTTTCGCTTCAGGCGATCAGAGTATCACAAATCCTTACAGTACCACCTATGATGCAATCGGACGTGCCATTGACCGCTCGCCGATTGACCTGGTTACAGACAGGAAGTCCACAAAACAGTATCTTCTTAAACGGCTTTTGTTTGCACTGGCAACAGGTAACGGTGACATGCACCTGGAAAACCTTTCAATTATAAACAGGGGAAATACGCTTGCCTTCTCACCTGTTTACGACCCGACTCCCATGCGGGCCTACAGCATACACAACATGTTGACACCGATGCCGTTCGGACAATACGGAGAAGTCTCCCTGGACGAGGCCCTTGTACGGTTTGCGAGGAACCTTGGTTTCAGAAAGAATTATCTGCTGGATCTGATAGATGAGGTGCTTGCTGTTACAGGGGATTATGCGGACCGTATCCGGGCATTAAAAAGTCTGCCGGATAGGAACAGGGAAAACCTGGTTTCCATTGTGGAGGCGGTCAAGTCGCAACTCAGGTCCTGTTCAAAAATGACGTAACCTTTTTACTGCCTGCTCAATTGTGTGCCGGAATAGAGATGGAGAGTTGGAGTGATGGCAGGCTTTCTGTCGGTGATTCATTGACAAAGTTGGTGAGATTCTGGTACAAACAGTAAAGATGGCTGGTCAGAAATCAGGGATGCATCTGCAGGAAATAAACAAGGGAGAGCATAATGGGGCTTGCAATTAAAAAAGATAAAAGATACACATATCAGGATTATCTGACCTGGCCGGATGACGAGAGGTGGGAGATCATAGATGGTGCAGCTTACAGTATGAGCCCTGCACCGAAAGTGAAGCATCAGAGAATTTCGGGGAATCTTTTTAATAATTTGAAAAACATTATTGATGCCAGATGTCCGGTGTTCTCTGCTCCTACCGATGTAGTGTTTGATGATTTCAATATCGTCCAGCCCGATATTTTTGTAGTCTGCGACAGGGACAGGATTACCGAGGACAACATCCGGGGCGCCCCTGATTTAATCGTTGAGGTGGTCTCACCTGCCACTGAACTGAAGGACAGGCGCGAGAAAAAGGTGCTTTATGAACAGTCCGGCGTAAAGGAATATGTTATCGTCTTTCCTGACAGGGAATACGTGGAGAGATACTGCCTGAAGGACAACCAGTACAGTGCTCCTGACATATTCAACTGGGATGAGGTTTTAAAGCTCTGTGCCTTTGAGATAGAGATAAATCTGTGGGATATATTTGAGAAGGAGAGGGAAGAGGCCGGTAAGGAAGAATGAAGAGTTCAGTCCGGCTTTGTGAATCCTTCCGGGTAACAGGGAATGTGATGGTAAAAAGAGGTTTATCATGAGCAGGAATGTGATACAGTTTCCGGAGAGGGCAGACAGGAACATCGATATGGTTCTTGAGGAGTTTCTTGCAGAGCAGAGTAAGCGGCTGAAACCAAGGACGCTCCTGAGATATGAAGACATTGTTGATTTACTGAAAGACCATCTGAACGGTTATGGACATACAGGACTTTCAAAGGCTGAAGCAATCTTTTTTGACAGGTGCTGCAACTCTGAGGGCTCAGAACAGCGGGAGTTCTGCCAGGTATTCGGTCCTGAGAAGATTATCGAAAACATGGGAGACTTTCTCGGGTATTTTATGGTCAGAAAGGTCATGGCTGGAGCTGATTTCAAGCGTTCTTCAGGCACGGTCATGAAGAAGCTTTCAAAATGGCTGACTGAAAAAGGGTATATTTCAGAGGAGTCAGCCAGGGACGGAGTGGATGAAGGGATCGCTGCAGCAAGGGACCTGCCCCGGGCAGAGCAGGCTGCAGAGATACTTTACAGGGCATCTGCAGGCATTGGCATTGACCCTGCAGGTCGTGATTTTGAAGATTTTATGGAGTTTGACCAGTATACCATTGCAGGAATAGAGCCCGGAAAACTCTGGGTCAGGATATACGAAGGGGGTGAAAGGGACACCCTTGGGCCTGTGGC
It contains:
- a CDS encoding Uma2 family endonuclease gives rise to the protein MGLAIKKDKRYTYQDYLTWPDDERWEIIDGAAYSMSPAPKVKHQRISGNLFNNLKNIIDARCPVFSAPTDVVFDDFNIVQPDIFVVCDRDRITEDNIRGAPDLIVEVVSPATELKDRREKKVLYEQSGVKEYVIVFPDREYVERYCLKDNQYSAPDIFNWDEVLKLCAFEIEINLWDIFEKEREEAGKEE